TCGGTTTAATTCCACGTAAGTCGAATACTGAGTGACAGTCGCTGGGTAAATACAAAAGACTTGGCTTAACATCCAATACACTGAGCGTGAGGAAAAAAAGAGCTCGGCTTACAAAAGGACTCGGCATATAGAAAAAAAAGCTCTCGGCTTACAGTGGCGTGTGGCTGCACGCGATGGCCCCAGTGTGAAAACTTAAGCCGAATGTAGCACTTAgctattttttcgaaaaaattccgatctattcatcttcaatcatgacagtacaacgaatatcagaaataataaaaattacatccaaatcCGTAGACCAACTAGCGACGACTACCGGCACTGAAGCGAGTCGAAggtgcgccgccgtcatcgccccctcCATCGCAGGAGtcaggcacaacttgttgtagttggaagtcgtcgtgctaaggccccgaaagaccagcgcaccagaacagcaaccgccgcataTGATTAGCTTACAAAGGTGTCATGTGGCACCACCGTTAGCGTTGGCTGGCCGTCAGGTCGCTTTATTTTGCCGAGATCCGCGGATTGATTTCAGCTTATAGGTAAACCGAGTGCCCGTGAAGTGGATCTCGGCTTATGGTCTAAAGACGATCTGGTATAAGACGAGTGGCATAAGCCGGGTGCAGCACTCGGCTTACAGTGTCAAGGTTTAAATGGTCTTCGCCGAATAAGTTTCATTCGTTTTTATTTAATTTTTCTGCAGTGAACCGAGGGGAGAGGATGCCATAGTTGTCGTGACGTCTGATCCACACGCTTGCAGCCATCTAATGGGTGATGCAAGTAAGTATGTTAGCAACCTACCTGGCGAAGGCACTCCAGGGCAACGCCAGAACAACAGGTCGAGACATGAGCGAAGGCCCAACCATGATTTCAGTGGGCCGCAGTGGATCTCCTACATGTTGGGGGCAATGAagagtaagggcatctccagccgttggcccccccaggACGCACAAAAAacgccccctgggggcgagccggcgatacactcgGCGCTGGGGCGGTTTTTCGCCCATtcgtcgcccccagctcgcccccaggcgccgaaattggcccactttgcagcccaatttccgcgaataaacggcccatatgggcgagaataggcccatattcgacgtggtttcgccgtgtctcggcgttcaattatcaacataattattccttatcacatatttcatcacagaaaaatcaaatacttcaacaaaatagtacaacaacaaatagttcaatacaattatatagttcaacaaataaaaactcgtatttcatcacgcggcgtcccccttgagcctccatatgtgctcaatcagatctttttgcagttgatgatgcacctgtgggtctcggatctcttgACGCATACTGAGacaggcagtccaagttgccggtagctggtgatcaacttcggctagaggaccctgcctgtagtatggttcagtgtcaaacactgggtcttcttgctcgctctcgatgatcatgttgtgcaagatgacacagcaagtcatgatctcccacatttgatctttcgaccaggtctgagcggggtaccgaacaacagcgaatcgagattggggcacaccaaatgcccgctcgacatcctttctgcaagcctcctgaagcttcgcaaaccaggcgttcttgcctcctggcacagggtttgagatcgtcttcacaaatgtcgaccatcttggatagatgccgtcagctagatagtaccccttgttgtattggtgcccattgatctcgaagttcaccggaggagaatgaccctcaacgagcttggcaaaaacaggagagcactgcagcacgttgatgtcattgtgagttcctggcataccaaagaaggagtgccaaatccagaggtcctgtgtggctaccgcctcaagcaccacactgcaactgcctttggcgcctttgtacatcccctgccaaccaaatgggcagttcttccatttccaatgcatgcagtcgatacttccaagcatcccagaaaatcctcttgctgcattctgggctaggatccgagcggtgtcttccgcattgggtgctctcaagtattgtggcccaaacactgccaccactgcccgacagaacttgtagaaacactctatgctggtggactcgtccatgcgcccatagtcgtcgagtgaatcactgggagctccatatgcaagcatcctcatcgctgtcgtgcacttctggatggaggtgaatccaagagcgccagtgcaatccatcttgcacttgaagtagttgtcgaactcccggatggaattcacaatcctgaggaagagcctttcggctcatccgataacggcgccgaaatgttctctcgccatgaagtggagcatcggcgaagtagtcggagtagagcatgcggtAGCCTGCagtcgatgccggttctttgctttcacccgccccggcgccgagtcACCTctacgcggcttttcattgctcgccagcagctgggcgagggcggcgagcaccatcagatgctcttcttcctgtacgtcggccgcggcttcctcctccagcagcgcggcgagctcttcctcctcatcggagtccATCGCCGAGTCagtcaaaacgccgaacaccttgcgctcggtgggcgtttacccgccgttaaaccgcgcctctgcggccggaaacggcggccggcAGCGCCCCGTGCcgcgggaggggctgccgcggcgaagcactgctattttccggcggggaatggctatctagcggagtaggccgGCGCCCGTCGCCGGGATACAGCtggtggtggccgagggcgcggggggtgcgaggcgagtcggggaagaaaaacttgacttttcccctgtcggtgtgggccaggcgtgcttttccctagcaccggagcccccaacggctccccagcgcgccgggttcggcctgtgaccgccgggcggaaaaagggtccgaaccggcgattttcggcgtcctgggggcgcgactggaccgttttttagcgccggcgcgaaaaaatcgcctgggggggccttcttgggggcgcggctggagatgccctaagtagcATAGTGGTATAAGCGTATGAGGGGTTGGTATGTGTGGTTCTATCCTGGGTTGGATCAGCACGGCCGGCGGCTTGCAACATTTATCCTCTTCCTCCCTTGCCGTCTACATGGGATAGACACGGCAACTTGAGGGACCTTGCACTCCCTATCGCTTTGGTGGAGCAACATGTTAAGAAGCAACATCCCCAGAAAAATGGCCATGGCATGCATCACCATGCTAGTTTTCTTCTAACACAGTACAGACGGAGATGGTCATACATACGCACATAAGCTCATTCCTAAAaacaaaagcatgcacactctaccCTTATGagaacctccgagagactgagccgacacaTCGTCTTGAGATTAATTATTAGACCAATATGTCACGTATCGTGACATATCTCATAATCCCCTAAACTGAGGAGAGTCGTCATTATTGTGATCTTCCATTTATGGTTAGGATTGTAATATTTGTCTATACATTAACACGCAATGGAAAAGCTCACGTGTGGCAAATTCCCTTAATCGCTCCTATGGTATCGGAGCCTAGCGATCATCGTGCTTCCGCACccacctcccaccgctgccgcccccTTCTTTCCCTAATCGCTTCTATTGATGAAGTCGCCACAGACATGTTTGTAGTACAAGAACATCTCTGCCCACAAACGCACATGGCCAAAAGGCCTTAAATAAATCAAGAGAAATGTCAGCACCAGGAATGCACATCTGGTGGACGGGATATCACTGTCCTCCTAACGATCTAATCGCAGTTTGGTTCATCTTCATCATGCTAGTTGGTTGGACCATTTGAAATTAGAGAAACGCTCGTGTTTTCAAACACAAATCCACACCAACACAGGTTATGTCCAGCATCATCAAAAGGGAAGGTTGACTTTGGTTATTGTGGGTGCAAAAAAATAGGGGTACTAACATAATACTGGGAGAGCAATGACCCCTTTTGTATTTGGGGTGATGTGTAACAATTTTTGTTATCTTTTTTAATTAATGAATGAGGCAAAGCTTATGCcttcattttgattttttttaaaatttgtgcaTTGATATATAGCCGTAAATTCCGAACCAAACATAATAGCGTCTTCACAAAAATTGACCATGCATTCACACGAAATTCCAGACATGCAACTATCCAGATTTATTCGAGTTTAATTAGGTACAAGTACATCACGAGATGGTATTACCGTGTACATAAGGTGGTGCGTGACAGTAGATTAATCATAGACATCTTCATAGTCGACACAAATGTCTCTGCCCACTAAACGCACATCGCCAAaaggcctgaaataaatccagagaaATGCCAGCACCAAGAGCGCATATCTGGTGGGATAGagataccactgtcctcctaactatCTAACCACGGTTCGGTTCGTCTTCACCATGCTAGTTGGTTGAACCAATTGGAACAAGAGAAACGCTCGTGTGTTCCGACACAAATCAACACCAGCACTGGTTATCTCGGGCCTGATCAAAAGGGAAGCTTGACTTTGGGTTTTTGTGGGTGCAAAGAAATAGGGGTACTAACATAATACCGGGAGAATAGTGACCCCTTTTTGTATTTGGGGTGATGTGTAATAAACCTTTTAAttaacagtttgtctaattcacatctagatgtttttaaGGCTGTCATATCTAAGCTCTCGCAAATATATAATTCATCagcaagaaaacaaaaaaatagaacACAAAaattagaccacaaacagagtggacatcaggtTAGATGTGTCAtagctatgtcacatctagatgtgtcctagacagaccctttaaCTAATGGATGAGACAAAGCTTATGCCTCCATTTCGATTATTATTTTTTACTTTGTGCATTGATATATAGGCGTAAGTTCCGAACCAAACGTAATATCATCTTCACAAAAAATTGACCATGCATTCACACGAAATTCCAAACATGCAACGATCCAAATTTATTCGAGTTTAAGTAGGTACAAGTACATCACGAGACGGTATTACCGAGTACATAAGGTGGTGCGTGTCAGTAGATTAACTTGTGCTAACCAATTACATATATCGATGGATCCTCGCATGCATTGTGTCTGGGAGATGGGGCATGCTGCACGCGGATGTAATTAGGGCTGGCCACCCGCCGGTGGTCTACATCCGTAAACTGTGCGGCACCCACGGCCGGTGTAGGGTTGACCGGCACCGCCCGGCGTCGGAACAGCAGGGACGTTAGGGTCGAGAGCACCGGTGCCTGGACGGGAAACCATGGACGGACGTTATTCAGCAGGTCGAGGTCAGCATGTATAACAAGTTAATCAATTACAAAAATGGGGAGGAAATGAACGGACACCGTCCGACGACTGACCTGAGGCGGCGGCGTCGTGGACGGCCGTGGCTCCAAGGCAGACGGAGCTGTTGATGATgatcgcggcgacgacgacgaagagAGCGATCTGCAGGAGCACCGTGGGACGACGGCCGCCAGCGCTGCTACCCAGGGACGCCATGGTGCGTTTCGAGCGAGGTTTCGAGAGCTAGCTGCCTGTGTACGTACGTCTGCTATCCTGCTGTGATGCTTGACGATGGAAGAAGCCCCGTGCCTATTTATAGATCGTGTGGCGTCGAGACAGATATCAAGCGTGCGTTCTCGTGTATTTCCGGTACCACCGAATTTCTACGGTTAGTCAAGGCCGGTGAGCAGTGGTGGCCATGCACAACGACCGCGCAGGAAGAGACATGCACTCGATCGACGACCCGGCGCGCCGCGCAGGAAGAGACAGATTCGCGTCTCCATTTTTCTCCGGTTAGTCAACAAGGCCCCCACGTCGCTCTTTCTCTGTCCGGCCTACTGCTTAGTGCTTACTTATATCTACACTACATTGACTACAAGTACCCCTGAAAGAAAAATCCACACTACAAGTTAATTTAGAGCTCCAAAAGGAAAGGTTTCCTCGCTCGATATGTGTCTGTTTCTTTCTTTGTTATATAGGACCGAGATATCCAGCGAAACGTCAAATTTTTAGGCATGGCAAAACGAGTGTTTTTCATGGTAAATTGCGTTCATCAAGGATGGCAATTTTAGTTGGCGGGCACAGGAAATCCGcctcaatttatttatttttaccaGGAATTTGTCATGCTTGTAAAACTAAGTTTGACATCCTCGCGCAAATATAAATTGTCATGAAAGACGTTCGATTGCCATGTCAGAAAATCCGACGTCTGAATTTTAGTCTTTTGGCACTATCATTATACTCTCTGCACCCCACTCACTATCACCTCTTCCTTTTGCGCCTATATGTACGTACGTGTCCAGGAGGAGAGTTATTTAAATTCTACTGTAATTATAAGCATCCTGCTAGCTGGCCATTATTTCGGTAGATGTCACATggctacaatatactccctctgttcctaaatatctgtctttctagacatttcaaatggaatacaacatacagatatatatagacataatttagagtgtagattaactcattttgcttcgaatgtagccacttgttgaaatctttagaaagacaaatatttgaaaacggagggagtactatttagaaGTTGTAGATGCATCAATATCTCACATTGCAGTTCTGTTATCTGCAAAGGGCATGGTAGGTTCCCATTTTCCATCTACTGTGCCAGAACTTGTGTGTGGACAGACGTACATAAAGCTGGAATAACGGCAAAAAGGACCAAAGATGTTTACCATTCGAGTACAGCCAGGCCAGACATACATTGCCTCTAATTTCTTCTGATCCAAATCTGATGCACAAAAGCTAAAAAAAAGGGCATTGACAAAAAGAATCAAAGATGCCACCAGAAGAGTACACTTGgtaacttcaaaaaaaaaaaaaaagaagaagagtacACTTGGTTTAACTATCACATTCACATGGCAGCAAATTCAACGTAAGCATTTTTGCGATTTTGTACTGGATCGTTACATTACTTGACCCACGACACGATTCATTCAAGAATTGTGGGAACTTGCGCGGATGGTAAGTTAACGAGTCACTGACTCAAAGTGGTAGAGATCGTAACACGATGCTATGCTCCTAGACATAGTTCAAGCTGAACTGTAAGCAAATGAACCTTATATGCGTTCTGGCGCCATCCTTCTATACCCTTTGTGAAATGGAGCCGTAGACCTTTCTGTGATGTGGTACCCTACTGGTTCCGCCTTAGCTATCTATCTATGGTGTAGTGCAGGTGAGCTTGATCACTCTGCAGTTTCGGTGATGAGCTCCTTGAGTACCTGTTTTAGGCCATTCATCTTCTTCCGGGCTCTCTGCGAACCATTTCCGTGGAAAAGGTTAGCATTTGATCAATACTGGCATCCCTAGGGTTTAGGAATGATGTTTGACTTACCTTCTGAACCTCCGAGATTTTGGTTTCGGCGTCCTTGAGCTGAGAATCAACTGTTCTCTCGGCATGTTGGAGGAGCTTCTTGTGTGATGCTCCTGTTGATGCaatcataaaacaacaccatggttaagtggtaatcctggtggcaaaCGGTTAGAAAAACAGAGCATTTAAACAGATTTCTTCAAGTGGCTGTATGGTTATATATTCCATTTGCCTCTTAAAAATGATAACAGTGAGCTAAAACTATAATTACTTCACTGCTGACTATTTCTTCTAATCATGTGCCAATGTAGATTGGACGATCATTCTTTTTCAATTAAAAACCATCTGATTTAACCACATTATTCAGCAACAAACGTCAAACCTTACAATGTTGGAATCTTATGTGCCTGGGTCAGATGACATAAAGTTTGCAATCTGTAATCAAACTGCTCCAATGGTGATACTTCATAAGGCTCCGTTTTGACAAAGGTTAACATGATTCCACATTTTTGCAATAAATAGTCCAGCAAGTAAAATATTGCATTTGCATTTTGCAAGTGTATGGTTTCAAGTTAAACTTACTTTGCTTGTCAGCTGCTCCCTTAAGTTCTGCATGATAGGCTTCAAATTCCTCAAGCGAGTTCTTGCAACCAAGCAACTGCTGATTAACCTCCTCCTTAAACTTCTCATGAAGAACCCTTAACTGTTCTTGTTGCTCTGAAACAGGAAGACATAGGACCAGGTATATCATTTGAGTAACTAACGTTTATTCAAGAGAAACAACAGAAGACATGCAAGAAAACAAGGTAAAGTATAAGGATTCCCCAAAGGAATCTTGCGACAAATGTGCCTTGCTAACCAAACAGGCGACTAACCTGGTCAAACATACCTAACTTCTGGTGTGGCATGGTTAGCATACCAACCAAACAGGCTCTAAGCCTAAATATATGCATACACAGTAAAAAATCCAAAGGGTAGAAGATACTCCAAAGATGTTTTGTATTCTTCAATATGGACTAAATAtggacagaaatgagtgaacacactaaaatgcatctatacacacccaaatcagaaaaaagtagaacatcttataatagtgaacggaGGGACTAGTAAATAAGAAATAACCAAACTATAGTGGATAAGTGCAGGCAGATTCAAAGAAATGGTACATTAATTTTTCTCAAATTAATCTTTCATGGCACTGATTTTATGCTTCAGCATTCAGACGATGAAAGTGATTCAAGAACAAAATCAACCTATTTAAGCTTAGTTTTTGGGGATTCTTTATATGCATTCAACATTCGTCTTATTATGTTTTTCTAAGTTTAGGATACGCTGGACCTACATAACATACAGGAATCAGATCATGACTTTATATGTCTATACGAATACTCTACAACTTACTGAAGTATAAGATTATGTAAATTGCTCGAGCTGAATAATCCAAATAGCTGAAGTATGAGTGGCACAATGGATCAGAATACTAGTACACATCATATCTTTATAGATACAGCTTTCTGGACGGATTCTGACTAATGGGTCTAATCTTCATAAAACTCATGATTCACAATAACAGACCACAAAACTAATTTCTGCAGTAACATAATATAGGTTGTACCTTCAAATGTTGATTCTAGTCGCTTTCTTTTAGATTTTCCTGCATTGACCAGCTTATCCCTGAAAGTACAGTTGAATGTGTCAAAAATAGCTGCACCTCTAATATATGTGATACTTTTATAACAAGCCTAGATATACAACTAGGTCTGTATATGCAGATAAGATGTTGTTTCTTGGTAGCGCCGGCAAAGATCTTACACATCATCCTGCATCTGCACCTCAACTCCCTCAAGGTGCTGGCGTATTATCTCCCCAGTACCTGCCAGTATCTCAGAACTTTTGTTTCTTGTTTCAGACTTGATCTTGGTTTGAAACCTTCCCAGCACCACCAGTAACTGATCAAAAGCCCTGGTTACAATCAAGAAACAAAATTGGATCAACCAACAATATCAGATATGTATTTCTTTACACAATCTACAAAACGGACCTGGTTAGGTAGTCATCTGGGCATTGCACTGGTTCTTTGTCTGACATTATAGTTTCTTGTGTTCCTGAATGAATTAGTAATGACATATCAGTTATGAACTGCAACCGTTAGTTGAACGTAAGAAGGTAATCAACTTTACCTGAAGTGGCAAAAGGAATAGGCGAAGGTAAGCGCCGTTTTTTGCCTCTTTTACCATCTTTCATATGTGATTTCCTATCCAGATTTTCTGGAGGAGATTTATCAGGGCTGTCTACATCTGAAAGCCATTTGCGAGATTTATATCCTACACATGAAGAACCAGTTATAGATAAGTAACACTTACAGGTAAACAATTTTTGGATAAATATATGACATAGTGTAATTTATACGTCTCCAACAGCATGTGGGAAAAGCTTGGCTCACGTTATTAATTTTCCAGAACTAAAGTGTCAAAATATTAAACTTAAAACACTTAGCAAAAAACAATAATGAAACGCATTTAAAGTAGCATGAATGCACATGACAGAATATGCCACATGTTGCTTCTATTCCATTTGAATGGCTTGCATGAGCAAGCACTTCATACAATAGTTAAAGAGTGAGTGGATCATGTTTTGGAGAGCCTTAACCTTAAAGCCACAGTAGGACTATTGGATGCTCTGCCACTGATAGTGGTTGATCAATGATTGCTATGAAAAAATTGTGGAAATAGAGCTGATGCAATAAAAGTAGGACTATCAGACATAGTTAGAAAAAAAAACATGCCTAGGCTCTAGGCGATAGTAAAACACACCTAGTGCTTAATGTGTGCATAAATACGCTTTGGTTAGCAAAGCGCAAGCATGTGGCAAAATGTGCAATTAACACCTAGCATTTTTTTTAACTTTGCTATTGGATGCTCTGACTCCCAATGTTTAACTTTTTTTCAGGAAAAGGACAGGAGCTCTGCCAATAATGTTTAACTGGTAACAGATACCTAGAGAAAGTCAATTTATATGTGCAAATACATAAAGAAGAATGTGTTCTAGAAGAGTATTATCCTCGTGCAGAACAGATGGGGTAGTACTCTGTAAGCTAACACTGTCACCTTCGGTTTTATAAATGTAGCACTAAATCTGAAAGTGACCAAACATACTCTAGAAAACTATTGATTTGCATGTCAAAGTATTAATGTGCATTGAAAGTTGCAAAGTCAGTGTTCTGACCTTTCCCAAAGCTTGGAATAGAAGTTTGAGCCATTTCATCTTCAGTTGGCGCAATGGGTGAAAGATTTGGTTGTTTTTTGCTCTCTCTTTCTTCTGGGGAATTAGGAGATTCACTGTTAGGTAACTCATCGGTTTTATCCATCTGGTCCTGGATATCAACAGTACAGGAATGAGTGACAAACAGATAGAGTTAGTCTGTTACATGAGTATATACAAAACAAATTTACTATGGCTGGGAAATGATTTATAGATTTGAAAAGCCTACCAATGGCTCAGACCCTGGATCAGAAGCATAGGAACTTGATCTTGACCTGTTCACACTTTTTGGATACTTGGGGCTGTATGTGTCATCATGTAGCATTTTACTTCTGTGGCGGTAGCCATTTACATTAGTTGCAAAAGTAGGACTTACAAACTCATCTTGCATGTCTGCAAATCTGTTTGCCAATGGACTGGCAAACTTCTCTCCAAGTTTACCATTTATCTGGGGACTTGCCTCATTGTCCCATGGGTACATTTTCGGATCAGGTGATGGACTAGCAGCACCAGATGGTGGCGACTTAAAATTATTTCCCGCTGCTTTATGTGCCTGAGGGTTTCTGTCTGAAGCTTTGCTCAAATTAGCATTCTCCTTGTGGTGCAGCAATGAAGAATAATTTGCCTTGCTCTTTGATGAAATATTCTGAGAAGAGAGCTTATCTTCACCTTCATTCAGTGTCGTGGACAGCAACTTTTCTGAAGACTGCATCTTCTGAGGCTCAACTTTAGCCATTCCATTCAGCCGTTTCTCCCTAGTAGGGCTTCTAGAACAGCTCTCAGCAGTTTTTCCAGTTCGGGACAAAGAAGAAAAGGAGGTGGTTTTCTCTCCCTTATTCTCTGATGGTGCATTTCTAGAAGATAGCCGTCCTTCCCTACCATCCGGTGTGATCTTGTCAGAAATCATGCTAGAACAATTGACCTTCTGAAGCTCTACTTTAGCCTTCCTATTTGAGCTTCTAAGATTTCTCAAGCATCCAGAGTTACCGTTTGCAGATTTGCCCGCGGTTTTGGGTGTGCATTTCTCATCAAAAACAAACACATTGTCCAGTGTTTTCTGCTTGGGTGCAGAACATTTAGTAGACAATGGTTTCTTTGCACTCTGGCTCTTATCCTGCTTCTTGGAGGCTGCTGGTGCTTTCTTGCGACCCAAGGTGCGAGTAACAGGCCTTATTTCAACTACTTGTGGAGTATCAGAATCTGACTCAATTGGATCAGAGGATGGTTTACTCTTTGCATAGGTAGCTGTTTGACACTTCAGCAGATCAGGTGTCTTGATATTATCAGGAAAAGGTGACGTGTAAACCTTCTTGTTCCCTGAAGATGGTCCATTGGCAGTTAAACTTTTAGGTTGGTCAGGTGTCCCAATGTCTTCAGGGTTTGGTGAAGCAACAGCCTGCTTGGTTTGTGACGTACCAAGGATCCCCCAGAGCTTCATCCTGAGAACTTCGCTGTTGGGTTTGGTTTTATCTGCAGATTCCACTTGGCGCCTTCCTTGTGAACTTAAGAAGGGTGTATTTTGCGATTGGTCCAGCTGGCTGTCTTGTTCTTTTCTTGTTCCAAAGGAAAAGGTTCCGGTTTGCCCAGGCGCATGGTGATCAGGTTGTGACAGAGAACCCTTAACAGGGGCGGCTTCAGGTGCCTCTGTAGCAGATCCGCCATGGTTTGCAGCTTCTTGTGAGACCCGGAGTGAAGCATTATAGCCTTTCGGGGGTCTAGATCTTCCATCAGTTCCCTGAGACGGGTTCCTCTCGAATGCAGGGGCAGCAGCAGCATCTCTGCTTCCTGTCCTTGGAATAGGGATGCCAATTGATACCTTCGGAAATT
Above is a window of Triticum dicoccoides isolate Atlit2015 ecotype Zavitan chromosome 5B, WEW_v2.0, whole genome shotgun sequence DNA encoding:
- the LOC119305152 gene encoding protein WIR1A — protein: MASLGSSAGGRRPTVLLQIALFVVVAAIIINSSVCLGATAVHDAAASGTGALDPNVPAVPTPGGAGQPYTGRGCRTVYGCRPPAGGQP
- the LOC119307327 gene encoding meiosis-specific protein PAIR3-like, which codes for MTEIKLPNIQKAASSDYWSLASSQYPSGKFPKVSIGIPIPRTGSRDAAAAPAFERNPSQGTDGRSRPPKGYNASLRVSQEAANHGGSATEAPEAAPVKGSLSQPDHHAPGQTGTFSFGTRKEQDSQLDQSQNTPFLSSQGRRQVESADKTKPNSEVLRMKLWGILGTSQTKQAVASPNPEDIGTPDQPKSLTANGPSSGNKKVYTSPFPDNIKTPDLLKCQTATYAKSKPSSDPIESDSDTPQVVEIRPVTRTLGRKKAPAASKKQDKSQSAKKPLSTKCSAPKQKTLDNVFVFDEKCTPKTAGKSANGNSGCLRNLRSSNRKAKVELQKVNCSSMISDKITPDGREGRLSSRNAPSENKGEKTTSFSSLSRTGKTAESCSRSPTREKRLNGMAKVEPQKMQSSEKLLSTTLNEGEDKLSSQNISSKSKANYSSLLHHKENANLSKASDRNPQAHKAAGNNFKSPPSGAASPSPDPKMYPWDNEASPQINGKLGEKFASPLANRFADMQDEFVSPTFATNVNGYRHRSKMLHDDTYSPKYPKSVNRSRSSSYASDPGSEPLDQMDKTDELPNSESPNSPEERESKKQPNLSPIAPTEDEMAQTSIPSFGKGYKSRKWLSDVDSPDKSPPENLDRKSHMKDGKRGKKRRLPSPIPFATSGTQETIMSDKEPVQCPDDYLTRAFDQLLVVLGRFQTKIKSETRNKSSEILAGTGEIIRQHLEGVEVQMQDDVDKLVNAGKSKRKRLESTFEEQQEQLRVLHEKFKEEVNQQLLGCKNSLEEFEAYHAELKGAADKQRASHKKLLQHAERTVDSQLKDAETKISEVQKRARKKMNGLKQVLKELITETAE